The Anoplopoma fimbria isolate UVic2021 breed Golden Eagle Sablefish chromosome 20, Afim_UVic_2022, whole genome shotgun sequence genome includes a window with the following:
- the LOC129109600 gene encoding C-type lectin domain family 4 member G-like isoform X1, producing the protein MAEEVSYASVVFKSQKQAPREGKQEEETVYDEVKGKIKTTEQTADTNDKKANDRYRHYQQLACCLGIFCVILLFGIVAVGVYLATLSHESDITGLNHLKENITTLLADIHNLKNLNNNLTVQLGNLTQNYTILESKITNLTTQNQELKNRTQELEMKRNNLTEQIQNMEMNWNKLNISRAQWSINAYCPKNNNVRRCKPCQKGWEFTEPSCYGINNANGDEQKTWEEAREDCRGKISDLAVVHTEQEKGVINGYSWGRWNAYWIGLRVEDGKWKWIDGTELNQSSWIEAPTEGHCAFSVHSQGWKSAMCNEKKQWICEKEALSV; encoded by the exons ATGGCAGAGGAGGTCAGCTACGCTTCGGTCGTATTCAAATCCCAAAAACAAGCTCCACGTGAAg gtaaacaggaggaggaaactGTGTACGATGAAGTGAAGGGGAAAATCAAAACAACTGAACAAACTGCTGACACAAATG ACAAGAAAGCAAACGACAGATATCGCCACTATCAACAGCTGGCTTGTTGTTTGGGgattttttgtgtcattttgctCTTTGGCATCGTAGCAGTCGGTGTCTACC ttgcTACATTAAGTCATGAGAGTGATATAACGGGGCTGAAccacttaaaagaaaacataacgACTCTGCTGGCTGACATTCACAACCTGAAAAACCTCAACAACAATCTGACGGTCCAGTTGGGCAACCTGACACAAAACTATACTATCTTAGAAAGCAAGATCACAAACCTGACAACACAGAACCAGGAGCTGAAGAATCGGACCCAGGAGCTGGAGATGAAGAGGAACAACTTaacagaacaaatacaaaacatggaGATGAACTGGAATAAGCTCAACATCAGTAGAGCTCAGTGGAGCATCAATGCCTACTGCCCCAAAAACAATAATG TGAGACGGTGTAAACCTTGTCAGAAAGGCTGGGAATTCACCGAGCCCAGCTGCTATGGGATTAATAACGCTAATGGTGATGAGCAGAAAACTTGGGAAGAAGCTCGAGAAGACTGCAGAGGAAAGATTTCAGATTTGGCTGTTGTACATACTGAACAGGAGAAG GGTGTGATCAATGGTTACAGCTGGGGAAGATGGAATGCATACTGGATCGGCCTGAGAGTTGAAGATGGGAAATGGAAGTGGATCGATGGAACTGAGCTGAATCAAAG CTCCTGGATAGAAGCTCCTACTGAAGGTCACTGCGCCTTTTCTGTCCATAGCCAAGGATGGAAATCAGCGATGtgtaatgagaaaaaacaatggaTCTGCGAAAAGGAAGCTTTATCTGTTTGA
- the LOC129109600 gene encoding C-type lectin domain family 12 member B-like isoform X3: MAEEVSYASVVFKSQKQAPREGKQEEETVYDEVKGKIKTTEQTADTNDKKANDRYRHYQQLACCLGIFCVILLFGIVAVGVYQSKITNLTTQNQELKNRTQELEMKRNNLTEQIQNMEMNWNKLNISRAQWSINAYCPKNNNVRRCKPCQKGWEFTEPSCYGINNANGDEQKTWEEAREDCRGKISDLAVVHTEQEKGVINGYSWGRWNAYWIGLRVEDGKWKWIDGTELNQSSWIEAPTEGHCAFSVHSQGWKSAMCNEKKQWICEKEALSV, encoded by the exons ATGGCAGAGGAGGTCAGCTACGCTTCGGTCGTATTCAAATCCCAAAAACAAGCTCCACGTGAAg gtaaacaggaggaggaaactGTGTACGATGAAGTGAAGGGGAAAATCAAAACAACTGAACAAACTGCTGACACAAATG ACAAGAAAGCAAACGACAGATATCGCCACTATCAACAGCTGGCTTGTTGTTTGGGgattttttgtgtcattttgctCTTTGGCATCGTAGCAGTCGGTGTCTACC AAAGCAAGATCACAAACCTGACAACACAGAACCAGGAGCTGAAGAATCGGACCCAGGAGCTGGAGATGAAGAGGAACAACTTaacagaacaaatacaaaacatggaGATGAACTGGAATAAGCTCAACATCAGTAGAGCTCAGTGGAGCATCAATGCCTACTGCCCCAAAAACAATAATG TGAGACGGTGTAAACCTTGTCAGAAAGGCTGGGAATTCACCGAGCCCAGCTGCTATGGGATTAATAACGCTAATGGTGATGAGCAGAAAACTTGGGAAGAAGCTCGAGAAGACTGCAGAGGAAAGATTTCAGATTTGGCTGTTGTACATACTGAACAGGAGAAG GGTGTGATCAATGGTTACAGCTGGGGAAGATGGAATGCATACTGGATCGGCCTGAGAGTTGAAGATGGGAAATGGAAGTGGATCGATGGAACTGAGCTGAATCAAAG CTCCTGGATAGAAGCTCCTACTGAAGGTCACTGCGCCTTTTCTGTCCATAGCCAAGGATGGAAATCAGCGATGtgtaatgagaaaaaacaatggaTCTGCGAAAAGGAAGCTTTATCTGTTTGA
- the LOC129109600 gene encoding CD209 antigen-like protein C isoform X4: MAEEVSYASVVFKSQKQAPREGKQEEETVYDEVKGKIKTTEQTADTNESKITNLTTQNQELKNRTQELEMKRNNLTEQIQNMEMNWNKLNISRAQWSINAYCPKNNNVRRCKPCQKGWEFTEPSCYGINNANGDEQKTWEEAREDCRGKISDLAVVHTEQEKGVINGYSWGRWNAYWIGLRVEDGKWKWIDGTELNQSSWIEAPTEGHCAFSVHSQGWKSAMCNEKKQWICEKEALSV; the protein is encoded by the exons ATGGCAGAGGAGGTCAGCTACGCTTCGGTCGTATTCAAATCCCAAAAACAAGCTCCACGTGAAg gtaaacaggaggaggaaactGTGTACGATGAAGTGAAGGGGAAAATCAAAACAACTGAACAAACTGCTGACACAAATG AAAGCAAGATCACAAACCTGACAACACAGAACCAGGAGCTGAAGAATCGGACCCAGGAGCTGGAGATGAAGAGGAACAACTTaacagaacaaatacaaaacatggaGATGAACTGGAATAAGCTCAACATCAGTAGAGCTCAGTGGAGCATCAATGCCTACTGCCCCAAAAACAATAATG TGAGACGGTGTAAACCTTGTCAGAAAGGCTGGGAATTCACCGAGCCCAGCTGCTATGGGATTAATAACGCTAATGGTGATGAGCAGAAAACTTGGGAAGAAGCTCGAGAAGACTGCAGAGGAAAGATTTCAGATTTGGCTGTTGTACATACTGAACAGGAGAAG GGTGTGATCAATGGTTACAGCTGGGGAAGATGGAATGCATACTGGATCGGCCTGAGAGTTGAAGATGGGAAATGGAAGTGGATCGATGGAACTGAGCTGAATCAAAG CTCCTGGATAGAAGCTCCTACTGAAGGTCACTGCGCCTTTTCTGTCCATAGCCAAGGATGGAAATCAGCGATGtgtaatgagaaaaaacaatggaTCTGCGAAAAGGAAGCTTTATCTGTTTGA
- the LOC129109600 gene encoding C-type lectin domain family 4 member G-like isoform X2, whose product MAEEVSYASVVFKSQKQAPREGKQEEETVYDEVKGKIKTTEQTADTNVATLSHESDITGLNHLKENITTLLADIHNLKNLNNNLTVQLGNLTQNYTILESKITNLTTQNQELKNRTQELEMKRNNLTEQIQNMEMNWNKLNISRAQWSINAYCPKNNNVRRCKPCQKGWEFTEPSCYGINNANGDEQKTWEEAREDCRGKISDLAVVHTEQEKGVINGYSWGRWNAYWIGLRVEDGKWKWIDGTELNQSSWIEAPTEGHCAFSVHSQGWKSAMCNEKKQWICEKEALSV is encoded by the exons ATGGCAGAGGAGGTCAGCTACGCTTCGGTCGTATTCAAATCCCAAAAACAAGCTCCACGTGAAg gtaaacaggaggaggaaactGTGTACGATGAAGTGAAGGGGAAAATCAAAACAACTGAACAAACTGCTGACACAAATG ttgcTACATTAAGTCATGAGAGTGATATAACGGGGCTGAAccacttaaaagaaaacataacgACTCTGCTGGCTGACATTCACAACCTGAAAAACCTCAACAACAATCTGACGGTCCAGTTGGGCAACCTGACACAAAACTATACTATCTTAGAAAGCAAGATCACAAACCTGACAACACAGAACCAGGAGCTGAAGAATCGGACCCAGGAGCTGGAGATGAAGAGGAACAACTTaacagaacaaatacaaaacatggaGATGAACTGGAATAAGCTCAACATCAGTAGAGCTCAGTGGAGCATCAATGCCTACTGCCCCAAAAACAATAATG TGAGACGGTGTAAACCTTGTCAGAAAGGCTGGGAATTCACCGAGCCCAGCTGCTATGGGATTAATAACGCTAATGGTGATGAGCAGAAAACTTGGGAAGAAGCTCGAGAAGACTGCAGAGGAAAGATTTCAGATTTGGCTGTTGTACATACTGAACAGGAGAAG GGTGTGATCAATGGTTACAGCTGGGGAAGATGGAATGCATACTGGATCGGCCTGAGAGTTGAAGATGGGAAATGGAAGTGGATCGATGGAACTGAGCTGAATCAAAG CTCCTGGATAGAAGCTCCTACTGAAGGTCACTGCGCCTTTTCTGTCCATAGCCAAGGATGGAAATCAGCGATGtgtaatgagaaaaaacaatggaTCTGCGAAAAGGAAGCTTTATCTGTTTGA
- the nes gene encoding nestin — MELQSVHKTFHHSHLGDEKHQMLNLNGRLETYLGRVKLLEEENALLAKEIHALRRSNHGASTRREGLEEELWRARLEADTAWRDRVHMELEACKVAEELQALELQRQREAQAQVEAKKKLEQSRKELEEEQRAQIWLRERVGQLENEMRHLIRTHQEDVAHLEATLTRSRAKMVPTFSQRSNQTPNLLQLGQEYSEWATRAWQEAAEAQRGQLERLEESLNQARSRLTQVDREKSESQLKLRALEKEIQSAHDVRMHLEKTADQQGDRYSQEIQHLQEHLDGLEAEKEELGQQIGHLVLENRGLLQQKASLGLEVSTYRALLDGESLRGDIPLINQPRNVSITDAVFSPWGVKKNYQTQLSAGHKTTSLSSVRGLAGRGPTAVTTTPIWSRKPVTLSNTAKISSKPDATKSATWETPYPKILQDGAVENFRPQEVHERVTYAEPLSPPNEQEAETTSGDKEGEEDWNNVGVKPPEEDPALQSAVSYQVESGLSTEPPFNKEVSQHQFMTPNLTPYHVRMKEEPCGFSDESDTDAPLEKPVGKEDMQELHAPIDAWTEKEFVGKEIEHVQEETSDSETEAVIEPNFDSRTNSPESECEPNEFSRGENISKEDAAEMRDEISCSILGRNETDVEDKLYPDGEEMDTWDSVIERKVDLKTDEGMKKDEEKGQHAEPEEDISAREQKHEQREIRSDFAKDIQQDNNEASSMMDTQVDDDGHNAALDQEHALFPDNEEDDEEEDSQNVSVSWRTELESDSYAQENTLADTRPLIRYKSDDTDGNVQASHMDESDSSEGEQDKKIGETGMWSEGKSKRFGTMEDLCEEVEGEAPDEEYNLGYTHIVGHGMTVSEGAKLVNAEEMIRKVSEGHSDVETEELTKPTTPRNVCYDEELETDRLVEQELENLATDSYSAQFARQQVSASEEMLHWQGNSVEQKTEQEATSCTEPDVRVNQQLASSTRITDQHYENRNFGDSSVVMPQADTVAYEDVQRKDQEAIDAPEKREDEDEHNASMVTHADVTEDHSSFNDFISRPDMEETDNSEDPNSVLQVIADQQNLQDVAALTEVKEVAPGQASGVPEEQHVADRKEFPEAPETAEWEVLENPGEDFEIGDQGEDYQKCDKVPESAKSYLHDDGGSYEGVITRKVETLEISPGSVPDENNIFVVKDSAELMNTNGKDNSLHSLFSSGLTNDFWVSSMEAGATYQPDDACNEASEQTNQNLGFAENLVWGNSENVVNWNSRVDIDSSKALKAKKEPEQMHSEVKQVLCRNVVEGELVRSDESDVEGESWSSGEEPV; from the exons ATGGAGCTCCAAAGTGTGCATAAAACCTTCCACCACAGCCACCTGGGGGACGAGAAGCACCAGATGCTGAACCTGAACGGACGCCTGGAGACCTACCTGGGTCGGGTCaagctcctggaggaggagaacgcGCTGCTCGCGAAGGAGATCCATGCCTTGAGACGCAGCAATCACGGGGCCTCGACGCGAAGGGAGGGCCTGGAGGAAGAGCTGTGGCGGGCGAGGCTGGAGGCGGACACGGCCTGGAGGGACAGGGTCCACATGGAGCTGGAGGCCTGTAAGGTGGCAGAGGAGCTCCAAGCCCTGGAGCtgcagaggcagagggaggCTCAGGCCCAGGTGGAGGCCAAGAAGAAGCTGGAGCAGAGCaggaaggagctggaggaggaacagCGGGCTCAGATCTGGCTGAGGGAGAGGGTCGGTCAGCTGGAGAACGAGATGAGGCACCTGATTCGAACCCATCAGGAGGACGTGGCCCACTTGGAGGCCACGTTGACCCGGTCCAGAGCCAAAATGGTACCCACATTCTCTCAGAGGAGCAACCAGACACCTAACCTCCTACAGCTGGGGCAGGAGTACTCCGAATGGGCAACCAGGGCCTGGCAGGAGGCAGCCGAGGCCCAACGGGGGCAGTTAGAGCGCCTCGAGGAGTCACTCAACCAGGCCAGGAGCCGTTTAACCCAAGTGGACCGGGAGAAGAGCGAGAGCCAGCTGAAGCTCCGAGCCCTGGAGAAGGAGATCCAGTCAGCTCACGACGTCAGGATGCATCTGGAGAAGACTGCAGACCAGCAGGGAGACCGATACAGCCAGGAGATCCAGCacctccag GAGCACTTAGACGGCCTGGAGGCGGAGAAAGAGGAGCTGGGCCAGCAGATCGGCCATCTTGTTCTAGAGAACCGAGGCCTGCTGCAGCAGAAGGCGTCTCTGGGCCTGGAGGTCTCGACCTACAG aGCTTTGCTGGACGGCGAAAGCCTCAGAGGAGACATCCCTTTGATAAATCAGCCAAGAAACGTTTCCATCACAG ATGCAGTTTTCAGTCCTTGGGGGGTTAAAAAGAATTACCAGACCCAGCTGTCTGCTGGCCACAAGACCACTTCCCTCTCATCTGTCCGTGGCCTAGCAGGGAGAGGGCCAACAGCGGTTACGACAACACCAATCTGGAGTAGAAAACCTGTAACTCTTTCTAACACTGCAAAGATCTCCTCGAAACCTGACGCAACAAAGTCAGCAACTTGGGAAACCCCTTATCCCAAAATACTGCAGGATGGAGCCGTTGAAAATTTCCGACCCCAGGAGGTTCATGAGAGAGTCACCTATGCTGAGCCTCTTTCACCTCCCAATGAGCAGGAGGCTGAAACAACATCAGGGGACAAAGAAGGTGAAGAGGACTGGAACAATGTTGGTGTGAAACCCCCTGAGGAAGATCCAGCCCTGCAGTCAGCTGTCAGTTATCAGGTCGAGTCCGGCCTCAGCACTGAGCCACCGTTCAACAAGGAAGTTAGTCAGCATCAGTTTATGACACCCAACCTTACACCATACCATGTCAGAATGAAGGAGGAGCCCTGTGGTTTCTCAGATGAATCCGATACGGATGCACCTTTGGAGAAACCTGTGGGAAAAGAAGATATGCAGGAGCTGCATGCTCCCATTGATGCGTGGACAGAGAAAGAGTTTGTAGGCAAAGAAATAGAGCATGTGCAGGAGGAAACGTCAGATTCTGAAACAGAGGCGGTGATTGAACCAAACTTTGATTCCAGGACGAATAGTCCAGAGTCTGAATGTGAGCCGAATGAGTTCAGCCGAGGTGAAAACATCTCAAAGGAGGATGCAGCTGAGATGAGGGATGAAATTAGCTGTTCTATATTAGGAAGAAATGAGACGGATGTTGAGGATAAGTTGTACCCTGATGGAGAAGAGATGGATACATGGGATAGTGTAATAGAGAGGAAGGTGGATCTGAAGACAGATGAAGGCATGAAAAAGGATGAAGAAAAAGGACAACACGCTGAACCAGAGGAAGATATATCAGCAAGAGAACAAAAGCATGAACAGAGAGAAATTAGGTCTGATTTTGCCAAAGATATACAGCAAGACAACAATGAGGCGTCTTCAATGATGGACACACAAGTAGATGACGATGGACACAATGCTGCTTTAGACCAAGAGCACGCACTTTTCCCTGACAACGAagaagacgatgaagaggaggattCTCAAAATGTCTCCGTGTCGTGGAGGACAGAGCTGGAGAGCGACAGCTACGCTCAGGAAAACACTCTCGCCGACACTCGTCCTCTGATCCGATACAAGAGCGACGATACCGACGGCAACGTTCAGGCGTCACACATGGATGAGAGCGACTCTAGTGAGGGGGAGCAGGACAAGAAGATCGGAGAGACGGGGATGTGGAGCGAAGGCAAGTCAAAGAGATTTGGAACTATGGAAGATCTGTGCGAAGAAGTGGAAGGGGAAGCGCCGGATGAGGAATATAATCTGGGATATACTCACATCGTTGGACATGGTATGACTGTAAGTGAAGGGGCTAAACTGGTGAATGCAGAAGAAATGATCAGAAAAGTCAGTGAAGGACATTCGGATGTAGAAACTGAAGAACTAACCAAACCCACGACACCCAGAAATGTGTGCTACGATGAGGAGTTGGAGACGGATCGACTTGTGGAACAGGAATTAGAAAACCTAGCCACGGATAGCTACAGCGCTCAATTTGCACGGCAGCAGGTCAGTGCGAGCGAGGAGATGCTACATTGGCAGGGCAACTCTGTCGAGCAAAAGACAGAGCAAGAAGCGACTTCCTGCACAGAGCCTGACGTGAGAGTAAACCAGCAACTCGCATCTTCCACTAGAATTACAGATCAACATTACGAGAACCGGAATTTCGGTGATTCGTCAGTGGTAATGCCTCAAGCAGACACTGTAGCGTATGAGGACGTCCAGCGTAAAGATCAGGAGGCGATAGATGCtccagagaaaagagaggacgAGGATGAACACAATGCGTCCATGGTGACACACGCCGATGTTACAGAAGATCACTCCAGCTTTAACGACTTCATTAGCAGGCCTGATATGGAAGAAACCGACAACTCAGAGGATCCAAACTCTGTGTTGCAGGTAATAGCAGATCAACAAAACCTGCAGGATGTGGCTGCCCTCACTGAAGTGAAAGAAGTTGCACCTGGGCAAGCATCAGGCGTACCTGAGGAACAACATGTTGCAGATCGCAAAGAGTTTCCAGAAGCTCCAGAAACAGCTGAATGGGAAGTTCTAGAGAACCCAGGAGAGGACTTTGAAATTGGAGATCAGGGTGAAGATTATCAAAAATGCGATAAAGTGCCTGAATCAGCTAAAAGTTATCTGCACGATGACGGAGGCTCTTATGAAGGCGTTATTACTCGAAAGGTGGAGACCCTTGAGATTTCCCCCGGCAGTGTACCTGATGAAAACAATATCTTTGTGGTGAAGGACTCAGCTGAACTAATGAACACAAACGGCAAAGACAACAGCCTCCATAGTCTCTTTAGCTCTGGCTTAACGAATGACTTCTGGGTGTCCTCCATGGAGGCCGGTGCCACCTATCAGCCAGATGATGCCTGTAATGAAGCATCTGAGCAAACCAATCAGAATCTAGGGTTTGCTGAAAATTTGGTTTGGGGAAATTCAGAAAATGTGGTTAACTGGAACTCCAGGGTGGACATTGACTCGTCTAAAGCCCTAAAGGCTAAGAAGGAGCCGGAGCAGATGCATTCAGAGGTGAAGCAGGTGTTGTGTAGAAATGTTGTTGAGGGGGAGTTGGTTCGTTCTGACGAGTCTGATGTTGAGGGTGAATCCTGGTCGTCTGGGGAGGAACCGGTATGA